The Candidatus Sysuiplasma jiujiangense genome includes a window with the following:
- a CDS encoding recombinase family protein: MIYALYARVSHDDNVQDPEVQLEPMREYLRKKSISWREYIDLETGRTIEREGYRKAMAEIEEWDTFMVFLPDRLTREGPERGITEVTRILDEGKAFQIFMGGIIIQDRMTAITRMTLRTLFTMAAFESDIISERTRAGLDKQRATIREQGYTISKRSGKRIVGLGRSPTVSIKIEDILRLRDQGKSLSQIAAELGSKKSTIHSILKRSFR, encoded by the coding sequence ATGATCTACGCCCTTTATGCCCGTGTCAGCCACGACGACAACGTCCAGGATCCGGAAGTGCAGCTTGAGCCTATGAGGGAATACCTGAGGAAGAAGAGCATCAGCTGGAGGGAATACATAGATCTCGAGACGGGCAGGACCATCGAGAGGGAAGGATACCGGAAGGCCATGGCAGAGATCGAGGAATGGGACACGTTCATGGTGTTCCTCCCCGACCGGCTGACAAGGGAGGGCCCGGAGAGAGGCATAACCGAGGTGACGAGGATCCTCGACGAAGGGAAGGCATTCCAGATCTTCATGGGCGGCATCATTATCCAGGACAGGATGACCGCAATAACCCGAATGACACTCAGGACCTTGTTCACGATGGCAGCCTTTGAATCTGACATCATTTCCGAGCGTACACGGGCGGGCCTCGACAAGCAGAGGGCGACCATAAGGGAACAGGGCTATACAATCAGCAAGAGGTCCGGGAAAAGGATCGTAGGACTGGGAAGAAGCCCCACAGTCAGCATAAAAATAGAGGATATCCTCCGGCTGAGGGACCAGGGCAAGTCGCTGTCGCAGATTGCAGCCGAGCTGGGCAGCAAGAAGTCAACCATTCACTCTATTTTGAAACGATCCTTCCGCTGA